Within Phaeodactylum tricornutum CCAP 1055/1 chromosome 15, whole genome shotgun sequence, the genomic segment AAATCTCTGTACATGGTTTGCTCCGACACTACTTACTCCCTCTACTAGCTAGGCTGCATTACGTTGCTTGCAATAACGTGCATTGACTCATTCGTTCAGCACTTgcagtaactgtaaagagAAAGGTCCGGCGAAAACTCGAACTGCTACAGGAAACAGAACAATCTGAAGCAGCCAACGAGAATAGCAACCGTTCCATGATAGCACTTGACTTTTCGACCGTGCTGCACTTTGCCAACAGCATGAAGTTGTGCAGTAGAACGATGTGTATTTgtgtttccacttttttAAATTTCGCAACGATGAATATCTAGACCGTGCCGCTAAATGTAAGCAACCATGATTTTTAGTACACCAACGCAAAACTTGAGACTTTGCCGTTTCCTGCTTCACGAGCAATCCTTCTAGGCAAACGCATACAACTTGTGCATTTTCATGTAATTGAGTACGGCTGGGATCACCATGGACTCTAGCTCACGTTCGTCGCGTGTACTGCGCACTTGACTACTAGATACTTCGTTCAGGCTAGGCAGTGACAACAATTTGGATCCGGGCGTTCCTTCGATTCGTTCGAGCAAGGCAGCGTCGCACACTTGCTCTGTTGTCGAATCGACTTTCGATGAATCTGGTTGTCGCTTCAATACCACGATACGGCCCTGCAGAAGGTGCAAAACTTGGGCGCTCTCCTTCCACTTGCCGTCTGTCAAGTCTAGAAAGGCGTCGGCGCCtaaacaaaaccaaaacgTCACGTCAGGCTCCGTCTCCTGTAGATATTCTAGCAAGGATGCTGTCCCTACGTTAACTTGGTCACGCTCGTATGCCGGCCTACCCGATACCGATGCGAATTAATCAAGAAGGgggaaaacaaaacaaatacaACACATCCAATAAGCCATAGAAGATAAGGAAGTCGCTTTTGGCTATCCATCAGAAAAATGATTTCCCTCCTTTGTGGTCCATTCACTTACCTTGCGGCTGCAGCTCGTTTCCAGGACTGGTATTCGGCATCCGAAACTGTGGCTATATCCTCAAATGCTAGACGGCACATGTTGATTCGATGCTCGAAGGATGCCATTCGCCGCCGCTTTTCCTAACACAAAAGACATCCCGAATTTGAGCACGCTGATACACATATCGCCGACTCTAATAGGTGTGCATCGGAAGTCTTTCCCTTCGAGCCGACGTACCCTAAAGGTGTGACGATACACGGGTAACACACGAATGTCGTCGAACGTAGTCCGCAAGGCCCGAACGATGCCCACATGGCCTCCGTGCCCCGTAGGTGGATCCGCGGATAAGCCAAACAGACAAACCCGTCTATTCATGGAACGGCTTGTACTGCTAGTAGTATCCAGTTGTTCTATTGTCGGGCGGTAATGTCTTGTCGGGCAGGAAACGTTgttcattgacagtgaacgaatATAGAATGGGCCGTTGCGTCGAACAAAATATGAACAAAAGCCAAATAGGGAAGTTTAAAATTATAAATATGCATTCAAACATCTTGCACAGATTAGAAAATGACGAGACGCTTCGGTGATACCATTCGGAGGACACTTTAAAGATCTATTCTATTTGTCGTTTCTCCCGATAGGATTCCGTTCAAGTGCCGGCAGCATCGGTCTAAGACGCACCATGGACTACGCAGATCCATCACATGACGAAATTATGAAAAGATTTTTTACGGGTAGTGAAAATCGAGAATCTAGGAGGTGACGGAAAAGTAGTCCTGACGGCGTTGTCTGGGCCGTCAAGGTGGGGCTGTTTGGCAAAGGTTCGCATCAAACGCCGATATGAACCATTCCGAGAGTAACAGCTCGCTTTCCAGTGGGTTGGATGTCCGCATTCTACGCAGCGTGGTCCGATTGGTGCATTGCCTGCAGAAAGAACGGGGCGCGTCGTGTGCGCACTTTGCGTGCGGTGTCGAAAGCCAACCGCACTCTCCGCGGACAGTACTCTCGGCAGCCCGTCGTGATACGGATCAAGCACTGGCACTGCTCGGCTCGAGACCCGAACTTCCCATTGTATCAACTTTGTCCAAGCTGCGCGACATGATGAACACCGATGGACAACTGCGTACTGCTGGATCCAAAACGACCAAGAACTTTCACAAGATTCTTGTTTGCTTTAACGTACTCATAGCCAGTCTTGTTCATGAATACATTTTGCGCCATACTTCCCAGCATCTGGAGCCTACAGCATCGTTTCGCCGTGGTGAGGAGCCAGCAGACGTTTCGATGACTCGGACTCGTACAGATTCCGTCGCCGGTCTCATGCCACGTGTACGCTCACACCAAGCTTTAAAGGCACTGGCTGATTCGGCCAAGACTAGCAGACATCGGAGGATGCGTTCCGACAATTGCGATAGATTGGAACTGGTTGATTCTGTTATCGATACCTGGGATCCCTTTTTCGATAGCGCCATTGCCTtcgattttgtttcgtcTTCATCTGAGCCCCCAATCCAAGGCGCCATGCTCACGGTCTACTCGGAGTCGAATTGCAACTTGAGTGACGGTTCGTTGAACAATCCAAACGGGGGAGTTCCAATTTTGGTAGATACGGTTTCCACAACTTCTCCAAAGGGCAGAAATAATAATCCCAGCCATCGCCAAGTTTCCTTTGCATTTCACGACCACTTGGACGATGATTCTCCGCAACGTATGGCACGCTTGCTGAAATTGCTCGATACATTTGTTCGTCTCAAGGAGTCAACAGGAGTGGAGAGAGCTACTATCAGCAGTATTGTTGCCGTTGGCAATGTGCATTCTCAATTGCTACTGAATGACCTTGTGCTTGAGGTCGAGAATCAACGTAAGCAGCTCGATGAGCTGGCAAAGCTGCCGGTAGGACCGTTGCGCAATTTGGTCCAGGAACTCGTCACCTTATCACCAGAAATGCAAGCTTTGCAACGTCGTATTCTAGGAGGGTTGGATTTGACAGTACTGGAACAAGGGCATGTAGCTGTTGGCAAGCTTTGGGACCTGCTAACAACTTACATTGACAAGCTGCATTCGCTTGAGTTGCTAATCgtggaagaaatcgaatgTTGCGCACCGGATTTGTCGAGCTCGCAAGGAACAGGAAAAAAGTCAGACAGTTTGCAATCTTGGTTGGGGGTGAACAATTTAAATGAACTACGTCGAAAAGTTGATGATATGTCTGCTACAGAACTCAAACAGCTTATATTATCAAAGGTGAAGAACTCTGCGCCTCCGTGTTCTTCGGCGTCGCCGCTACTCATCAAAACGGAGCAAAGCGATACCTCGAAGCTAGTGGAAGATTTGTTAAATGAGCTTTCGACAGCCCCGCCTTCCAAAGAGTGGGAGATTGATTTGTACGAAGTGCGGTTTTTGCGACGGATAGGACAAGGCAACGCGGGTACTACATACTTGGCTGACTGGAGTAACCTGAAAGTTGCCGTCAAAGTTGCTTCTATTTCCGAGATGGGTTTGGATGGTTGGCGCAAGGAAGTACAATCCCTACAGAAACTTCATCATCCCAACATTATTCGCTTACTTGGGTCGGTCTACCACCCAAATCCATTAACATTTTGTTTGGTGCTAGAGTACTGTGATGCGGGTGATCTATCGACTGCGATTCAAAAGGTAACTCCCCGTAACTTTGTTTTTCACGTTGCGCAAAGTATTGCGAGGGGCATGTGCTATCTCCACAATCGGGGGATTATTCATCGCGATATCAAACCAGCGAATGTGCTCTTGAGCGGCAAAGTTTCTTCCGGTCAATTTGACGTCAAGGTAACAGACTTTGGGGTAGCGACGGACACCAATTCGGTAGAAGACCGAACCGCGGAGACAGGAACTTATCGTTGGATGGCTCCAGAAGTGATTCGTCACGAAGCCTATAGTCAGACTGCCGACGTCTACTCCTTCTCTATACTTATGTGGCAGCTCTTGACTCGCGAAGATCCTTTCGAAGGGAAATCTCAGATTGAAGCGGCAGCGGCCGTTGCCATGGAATCTGCCCGCCCTCCGTTTCACGCCGAAACGCCTGATTCGATAGTGCGGCTGATTCAAGCCTGCTGGAGCGATGATCCACGGAAACGCTTACCGTTCGACAAAATTTCCAAGACTCTGGCTAGTATTGAATCTACACagctttcggaagacgagAGACGTTGGGTTGAAGCACCACTAGGTCATTCCGTCTACCGACGAGCTCAAAAGCTGGTAGAACGGAACCACGGACAGCTCCAAACTGGACATCTCAAGCAAGCAGTTCCGGATGGAAAGGATGCCCCCAAGTTGCAAAAGGCTCGCAGCGGTATACGGACGTTATTTGCCAGAAAATCAAGTCCATACCTATGAATCAATTTAAGCAATGATCAGCGCCGGAAAACTCTCTCTGTTTGTTCCTCTCTCTATTTGGATACTCAGTACCACCTCAGTAGTTTCACAGAAGGTTTGCATAGAGATATAGGATGCCGTAGTACTTTATGTTCGAACACTATTCTCCAGTTTTGCGCTGTATGTACTCGCCATGTCTCTCAGGCAACACATGCTAAAAACAATATATAATAATGTTGTGTCGATTTTTGAAGGATGTGCTTGGCGCAAGTCAACACTTAATCTGTGTGGATGTGTTTCTATCTCGCTCCACAAGCGACTTAAACTTAATCCACATGCACAATGCATGGACAAAAAGCGTCGGGTCGGCTACTTCTCAGCCAAGACTTTCCGTTCTGATCTTAGTGGATCGTAGAGGAGCACTCGCATCCTTCAATCCCTGTCTTGGCGGACAAGTAATCCGATACATAATTGGAAACATCCCAGGCATTCACAAAAGCGTCCTTATCATATTGGCGCCAATTTTCAGTTAAATCGTCGGCAACTTGCACCATAACTGCCATTAGATCGGCTTCTCCTCTTTCTCGACAATCAAGGTACGAACGTTTACAGGATTCAGCCATCCGTACGTGGACTTCTTGTTCCATCCATTCCGCATCTAGCCAGCGTTGTACCGATCCCGACAGCTCAGAGGCAATTTCCTCGTGGTTGTCACTGAGGGTCTCGAGAGAAACCGATTGCACCATTGCGCGTGCCGTCGGGGTTGATATGCGACGATTCGTCAACAAATGGGGGGAGATCGTCCAGGCGTGCGACGAGTGCAAAACGAGCGCCGTGAGACACAGGACGAAAATGAAAATTGATTGCATGCTGTCTTTAATTGCGCGGGACCAGCAGAAGGATGAACAGAGACGACTTTAGCGTTGTTGTCTTTGATGCTAACTGctcctttttcattttgtacATTGTGATGCGAAAAGCTGGTCCTGGtaattaacagtaaacgcAGAAAATTTTCCTGACTGGAAAGAAATACATCGCCAGTAGTTCATGCCACGCCAGTTTATGACGTCACTAGCGATCCATACCGCAACAAAGACTGCCGGACTGTGAAATGCAAGCCGAGCTAACGAGAAATGGTAGCAAGATTTACTGGTGACTTTTTGATAGCCTTTTGATCGCAGTTCGAGCTATCGAAAAAGCGATAAACGTGACTTTTGCCTCAACTTTTTTGTCCAGCTCTCGTTGCAGAGTTTTTGATGTCGGAAAATTGGagtttaactgtaaatcctcATGTTCGGAAAAGGTTCCGGACTTCATCCCTGCTAGTCCAAACTAAAGCCGCACCGTGCATGGGGGCAACATTAGAGTCATCCTTCTAACGACAGGCCAGCGGTGCCCCATTTATCTGCTGCACGGACAGGGGCGACGAACGAAAGTCGGTCTTCTAAAGATGGATAGGACGCCCATTCGCCCAAGTAATATAGTTTGGAGGGCAACAAATTGGAAGCATTTCATCCAACGGTCAAAGTTGGGCATCTTTCTAGAGTAGAATGCTAGCTGATTTCTTCCAAATAAACTACGTGCGAGCTGAGTAAGGACGCAAAACAATTCCATTCAATGAATCGGGTTGTCTCCGTTTGTTTCAGTAATCTACTCTCCAATCCAGAGCTTTCCGGCCTCCGTCTCACCTGCCTTGAGTTTCTTCCAAGCATCATTGGTTTCTTCAATCACTTTGATAGcctcggccttatccaggTACTTCTCGTCGAAACCAAACTCGTTAATGGGCTTATCATCCGGTGTCTTGTACCAACGGAACCATTCCCGGATTCCCGCTTGTACCGATTCCGgaacatcaccaatgtcgTTATATTTTTCTGCCAACGGATCGTCGGTGGCAATTGCCAAGACCTTCCAGTCCAATTCACCGTCGTCAATCATGGCGAGGACGCCGAGGGGCTTGACCGACTTCACACTGCCCATGCCCAAACTGGCGGAACCGATTTCCACGACATCAATCGGgtcgtcgtctccaaagCAACCAAGCTCGGGGTGCTTGACCGTGGGGTCTTCCCACGTCTGCGGAAGGCAACCGTAGTTCCAGAAAATGGGGCCGTGGTAGTCACGGAGCTTGCCTTTCTTAATATCCTGAGCAATGGGGTTGAACTCTTCCTTAGTGGCGACTTCCATCTTGGCCTTGGTCATTTTCGGGATTTCGACAACCTACCCAAGCAAACCAGAGAAGAAAAGGCGAAGTAAGAAAAACAAGGTGAAAGAATCTATGGGGGGAGTGCCTCACGAAAAGCCTCCAGCAAACCATCTTGGAAAAAGGGGGACCTACCATGTTGTAGGATCCGTCATCGTTCTTCAAATCAATATCG encodes:
- a CDS encoding predicted protein; the protein is MCRLAFEDIATVSDAEYQSWKRAAAARPAYERDQVNVGTASLLEYLQETEPDVTFWFCLGADAFLDLTDGKWKESAQVLHLLQGRIVVLKRQPDSSKVDSTTEQVCDAALLERIEGTPGSKLLSLPSLNEVSSSQVRSTRDERELESMVIPAVLNYMKMHKLYAFA
- a CDS encoding predicted protein yields the protein MSATELKQLILSKVKNSAPPCSSASPLLIKTEQSDTSKLVEDLLNELSTAPPSKEWEIDLYEVRFLRRIGQGNAGTTYLADWSNLKVAVKVASISEMGLDGWRKEVQSLQKLHHPNIIRLLGSVYHPNPLTFCLVLEYCDAGDLSTAIQKVTPRNFVFHVAQSIARGMCYLHNRGIIHRDIKPANVLLSGKVSSGQFDVKVTDFGVATDTNSVEDRTAETGTYRWMAPEVIRHEAYSQTADVYSFSILMWQLLTREDPFEGKSQIEAAAAVAMESARPPFHAETPDSIVRLIQACWSDDPRKRLPFDKISKTLASIESTQ
- a CDS encoding predicted protein; this translates as MQSIFIFVLCLTALVLHSSHAWTISPHLLTNRRISTPTARAMVQSVSLETLSDNHEEIASELSGSVQRWLDAEWMEQEVHVRMAESCKRSYLDCRERGEADLMAVMVQVADDLTENWRQYDKDAFVNAWDVSNYVSDYLSAKTGIEGCECSSTIH
- a CDS encoding predicted protein, which produces VATETAGEAATESFRLKFKDGEKAMSPWHDIDLKNDDGSYNMVVEIPKMTKAKMEVATKEEFNPIAQDIKKGKLRDYHGPIFWNYGCLPQTWEDPTVKHPELGCFGDDDPIDVVEIGSASLGMGSVKSVKPLGVLAMIDDGELDWKVLAIATDDPLAEKYNDIGDVPESVQAGIREWFRWYKTPDDKPINEFGFDEKYLDKAEAIKVIEETNDAWKKLKAGETEAGKLWIGE